The Neorhizobium sp. NCHU2750 genome contains the following window.
CGATCGAGGTGACGTTGACGATCGAGCCCTGCGCAGCCTCGAGTTCCGGCAGCAGCGCCCGTGCAAGGAGAGCGGTCGAGATGAGGTTGACATTCATCACCTTCATCCAGGTCTCGCCATCCGTATCCGCCACGCCGAGACGCGTGCCCCCTGCCCCCTTGGGCGAAATGCCGGCATTGTTCACCAGGGCGGCGAGCTTTCCCTCCGGCAGGCGCTGGCGCACCATCTCGGCCAGATCATCGATGCTGGAAAGGTCGGCAAGATCTGCCTGAATATGGCTCTCACGGGCCGAAGGCCAGCGGCATTCCTCGGAAAACGGCTGCCGCGATACCGTCAGAATGCGCCAGCCATGCTCCTGGAAAAGCTTGACCGTCGCATGGCCGATCCCACGACTGGCGCCGGTCAGAAGCATGAAAGGGGTGCTAACCAAATGGAATACTCCTGTAATGCTGCAAGCGTCAGAGCTCCGATATATCGGTATGTTACTGGCTCGAAATCGCTTTGCAAGCGCTTTTCGCACCTGCGAACGTTATCCCTTGAATAGCGACGGTTGCAGTTTCAATCGCGCCGCCAAACCGCGGTTCAAAGCTCACCAATTTGGCATATCCCTGATTGAGCGTGCAATTCAGTGACGTGCCAACACCGATTGACGGGCGTGTCTCACCGGCTATCACTTGGTAGGAATGATGAGCCGAATGCAATTCAGGA
Protein-coding sequences here:
- a CDS encoding SDR family oxidoreductase → MLLTGASRGIGHATVKLFQEHGWRILTVSRQPFSEECRWPSARESHIQADLADLSSIDDLAEMVRQRLPEGKLAALVNNAGISPKGAGGTRLGVADTDGETWMKVMNVNLISTALLARALLPELEAAQGSIVNVTSIAGSRVHPFAGVAYAASKAGLAALTRELAHEFGPRGIRANAIAPGEIATSILSPGTDELVRAEVPLGRLGTTAEVAKTIYFLCTDQSSYINGAEIHINGGQHV